The following proteins are encoded in a genomic region of uncultured Fusobacterium sp.:
- the hemA gene encoding glutamyl-tRNA reductase, protein MSLKINELVAFGISHKELSTEEREIFIQQKPAEIIHNLFLTGKIKGYVNLSTCLRVEFYLQLNENFTTDDLLEAFEVKKGIFIKKGEEASEYLFKVSCGFYSVIKGEDQILAQIKKAHALALEEKTSSKILNAVFNKAIELGKKFRTESKICHNALSLEAISLKFIKDSIGFLNDKKVLILGVGDLAQSILYLLVKEGVKNITITNRTYHKALEIKNIFDVDIVSFEEKLKAVPESDVVISVTSAPHLVLKTDELTPLLDKNKKYTFLDLAMPRDIESSLGKLENVSLFTLDDVWGVYNEHLATRDSLIENYSFLVDKQMENLKKWFQYYEERTI, encoded by the coding sequence ATGTCACTAAAAATTAATGAGCTTGTAGCCTTTGGAATATCCCATAAAGAACTTAGTACAGAAGAAAGAGAGATATTTATTCAACAAAAACCTGCAGAAATTATTCATAATCTTTTTTTAACTGGAAAAATAAAGGGTTATGTAAATCTTTCTACCTGTCTTAGAGTTGAATTTTATTTACAACTTAATGAAAATTTTACAACTGATGATTTACTTGAAGCTTTTGAAGTTAAAAAAGGAATCTTTATAAAAAAAGGAGAAGAAGCTAGTGAGTATCTTTTTAAAGTTAGCTGTGGTTTCTATTCTGTTATTAAGGGAGAAGATCAGATTTTAGCTCAAATAAAAAAAGCTCATGCTTTAGCTCTTGAGGAAAAAACTTCATCTAAAATTTTAAATGCTGTATTTAATAAAGCTATTGAGTTAGGAAAAAAATTTAGAACTGAAAGTAAAATCTGTCACAATGCTCTTTCCTTAGAAGCTATCTCTTTAAAATTTATTAAGGATTCTATTGGATTTCTAAATGATAAAAAAGTTTTAATTTTAGGAGTTGGAGATTTAGCTCAATCTATTCTATATCTACTAGTTAAAGAGGGAGTAAAAAATATTACAATTACTAATAGAACTTATCATAAAGCTTTAGAGATTAAAAATATTTTTGATGTGGATATAGTTTCTTTCGAAGAAAAACTTAAAGCAGTTCCTGAAAGTGATGTAGTAATAAGTGTTACTTCTGCCCCTCATCTAGTTCTTAAAACAGATGAATTAACTCCGTTACTAGATAAAAATAAAAAATATACATTCTTAGATTTAGCTATGCCAAGAGATATTGAATCTTCTTTAGGAAAATTAGAAAATGTTTCTTTATTTACTCTTGATGATGTTTGGGGGGTATACAACGAACATTTAGCTACTAGAGATTCATTAATTGAAAATTATAGTTTTTTAGTTGATAAACAAATGGAAAATTTAAAAAAATGGTTTCAATACTATGAAGAAAGGACAATATAG
- a CDS encoding RluA family pseudouridine synthase, with translation MKKYIIEPEYDGYEIGTYLKETKGYSGRGLRNLEIYLNGKRVKNNSKKVRKLNRLHIREKEKETGIRPMDIPIKVAYEDKNLLLINKDPYIIVHPTQKKVDKTLANGVVNYFLQTTGKVMVPRFYNRLDMNTSGLIIVTKNAYAQSYLQEKGVVNKFYQAIVLGIVEKDEFLIDRPIGKIGDELRRVELKPEDGGQNAQTKIKVLKRFPDKNLTLIEAELLTGRTHQIRAHMALEGHPLLGDELYGGADNRADRQMLHSYKTEFSDVETGELKSVEVELPEDMKKLLGI, from the coding sequence ATGAAAAAATATATAATTGAACCTGAATATGATGGTTATGAAATAGGAACATATTTAAAAGAAACTAAAGGATATTCAGGAAGAGGATTAAGAAATTTAGAAATCTATTTGAATGGAAAAAGAGTAAAAAATAATAGTAAAAAAGTTAGAAAATTAAATAGACTTCATATAAGAGAAAAGGAAAAAGAAACAGGAATAAGACCTATGGATATTCCTATAAAAGTAGCCTATGAAGATAAAAATTTACTTTTGATAAATAAAGATCCATATATAATAGTTCACCCTACACAGAAAAAAGTTGATAAAACATTAGCTAATGGAGTGGTAAATTATTTTTTACAAACAACAGGAAAAGTTATGGTTCCAAGATTTTATAATAGATTGGATATGAATACTTCTGGATTAATAATAGTTACTAAAAATGCTTATGCTCAATCTTATCTTCAAGAAAAAGGAGTAGTAAATAAATTTTATCAAGCAATAGTATTGGGAATTGTAGAAAAAGATGAATTTTTAATAGATAGACCTATTGGAAAAATAGGAGATGAACTTAGAAGAGTAGAGCTTAAACCAGAAGATGGAGGACAGAATGCCCAAACTAAAATAAAAGTTTTAAAAAGATTTCCTGATAAAAATCTAACACTTATAGAAGCAGAACTGTTAACTGGTAGAACACATCAAATAAGAGCACATATGGCTTTAGAAGGACATCCACTTTTAGGAGATGAACTTTATGGTGGTGCTGATAATAGAGCAGATAGACAGATGTTACATTCATATAAAACAGAATTTTCGGATGTAGAAACTGGAGAGTTAAAAAGTGTAGAAGTAGAACTTCCTGAGGATATGAAAAAACTTTTAGGAATATAA
- a CDS encoding phosphoglycerate kinase codes for MAKKIVTDLNVKGQKVLMRVDFNVPMKDGKITDENRIVAALPTIKYVLENGGRVIAFSHLGKVKTEEDLAKKSLRPVAERLAELLGQPVKFVPATRGAELEAAVAELKDGEIMMFENTRFEDLDGKKESKNDPELGKYWASLGDLFVNDAFGTAHRAHASNVGIAANIGEGKTAAGFLMEKEIKFIGGAVDNPERPLVAILGGAKVSDKIGVIENLLVKADKVLVGGAMMFTFLRALGKNTGTSLVEEDKIELAKELLAKANGKLVLPIDTVVAKEFNNDAAHVTVSVDEIPADQMGLDVGQGTVELFAKEIAGAKTVVWNGPMGVFEMPNFAKGTIGVCEAIANLTGATTIIGGGDSAAAAISLGYADKFTHISTGGGASLEYLEGKVLPGVESISDK; via the coding sequence ATGGCTAAAAAAATAGTTACAGATTTAAACGTTAAAGGACAAAAAGTATTAATGAGAGTTGACTTTAACGTACCTATGAAAGATGGAAAAATAACAGATGAAAACAGAATAGTTGCTGCTTTACCTACTATAAAATATGTATTAGAAAATGGAGGAAGAGTAATAGCTTTCTCTCACTTAGGAAAAGTTAAAACTGAAGAGGATTTAGCTAAAAAATCTTTAAGACCAGTTGCGGAAAGATTAGCTGAATTATTAGGACAACCAGTTAAATTTGTTCCAGCTACAAGAGGAGCAGAATTAGAAGCTGCTGTAGCTGAATTAAAAGATGGAGAAATTATGATGTTCGAAAACACAAGATTCGAAGATCTTGATGGTAAAAAAGAATCTAAAAATGATCCTGAATTAGGAAAATACTGGGCATCTTTAGGAGATTTATTTGTAAACGATGCATTTGGAACAGCTCACAGAGCTCATGCTTCAAACGTTGGAATAGCTGCTAACATAGGGGAAGGAAAAACTGCTGCAGGATTCTTAATGGAAAAAGAGATTAAATTCATAGGAGGAGCAGTAGATAATCCTGAAAGACCTTTAGTTGCTATCTTAGGAGGAGCTAAAGTATCTGATAAAATAGGAGTTATTGAAAATCTTCTAGTAAAAGCTGATAAAGTTCTAGTAGGAGGAGCAATGATGTTCACATTCCTAAGAGCTTTAGGAAAAAATACAGGAACTTCATTAGTTGAAGAAGATAAAATAGAATTAGCAAAAGAATTATTAGCTAAAGCTAATGGAAAATTAGTTCTTCCAATAGATACAGTAGTAGCTAAAGAATTTAACAACGATGCAGCTCATGTAACTGTATCAGTTGATGAAATTCCAGCTGACCAAATGGGATTAGACGTTGGACAAGGAACTGTAGAGTTATTTGCTAAAGAGATTGCTGGAGCAAAAACTGTTGTATGGAATGGACCAATGGGAGTATTCGAAATGCCTAACTTCGCAAAAGGAACTATCGGAGTTTGTGAAGCAATAGCTAACTTAACAGGAGCTACAACTATCATCGGAGGAGGAGACTCAGCTGCTGCTGCAATAAGCTTAGGATATGCTGATAAATTCACTCACATCTCTACTGGTGGAGGAGCTTCATTAGAGTACTTAGAAGGAAAAGTATTACCAGGAGTAGAATCTATTTCTGATAAATAA
- the gap gene encoding type I glyceraldehyde-3-phosphate dehydrogenase gives MAVKVAINGFGRIGRLALRLMVGNPEFDVVAINDLTDAHMLAHLFKYDSAQGRFEGTIEVKEDAFVVNGKEIKTFAKANPEELPWGELGVDVVLECTGFFTKKEKAEAHIKAGAKKVVISAPATGDLKTVVYNVNHDILDGTETVISGASCTTNCLAPMAKVLEDNFGIVEGLMTTIHAYTNDQNTLDGPHRKGDLRRARAAASNIVPNTTGAAKAIGLVIPSLKGKLDGAAQRVPVITGSITELVSVLAKPVTVEEVNAAMKAASNESFGYTEEELVSSDIVGIHYGSLFDATQTRVMTVGDKQLVKTVAWYDNEMSYTSQLIRTLKKFVELSK, from the coding sequence ATGGCAGTTAAAGTAGCAATTAACGGATTTGGAAGAATCGGAAGATTAGCATTAAGATTAATGGTAGGAAACCCTGAGTTTGATGTAGTAGCAATCAACGACTTAACAGATGCTCACATGTTAGCTCACTTATTCAAATATGACTCAGCTCAAGGAAGATTCGAAGGAACAATCGAAGTTAAAGAAGATGCTTTCGTAGTAAACGGAAAAGAAATCAAAACTTTCGCAAAAGCTAACCCAGAAGAATTACCTTGGGGAGAATTAGGAGTAGATGTAGTTCTTGAGTGTACTGGATTTTTTACTAAAAAAGAAAAAGCAGAAGCTCACATTAAAGCAGGAGCTAAAAAAGTAGTTATTTCTGCACCAGCAACTGGAGATCTTAAAACTGTAGTTTACAACGTAAACCACGATATATTAGATGGAACTGAAACAGTTATATCAGGAGCTTCTTGTACAACTAACTGTTTAGCACCTATGGCTAAAGTTCTAGAAGATAACTTCGGAATCGTAGAAGGATTAATGACAACAATTCACGCTTATACAAATGACCAAAACACACTAGATGGTCCACACAGAAAAGGAGATTTAAGAAGAGCAAGAGCTGCTGCTTCTAACATCGTTCCTAACACAACTGGAGCTGCAAAAGCTATCGGATTAGTAATCCCTTCATTAAAAGGAAAATTAGATGGAGCTGCTCAAAGAGTTCCTGTAATAACTGGATCAATAACTGAATTAGTATCAGTTTTAGCTAAACCAGTAACTGTAGAAGAAGTTAACGCTGCAATGAAAGCTGCTTCAAACGAATCATTTGGATATACAGAAGAAGAATTAGTATCATCTGATATCGTAGGAATCCACTATGGATCATTATTTGATGCTACTCAAACAAGAGTTATGACAGTAGGAGACAAACAATTAGTTAAAACTGTTGCTTGGTATGACAACGAAATGTCTTATACTTCTCAATTAATCAGAACTCTTAAAAAATTCGTAGAATTATCTAAATAA
- a CDS encoding coenzyme F420-0:L-glutamate ligase: MGRLVGTISRGLRAPIIKQGDDISVFTVDAVLAAAESENIVLRDRDVVAITESIVARAQGNYATIDDIAADVKEKYGENTIGLIFPILSRNRFSVCLKGIARGAKKIVLMFSYPSDEVGNHFIDYDLLDEKGVNPWTDILTEAEFTEKFGNPIHVFTGVNYIEYYSQLIREQGAEVEVIFANNPTAILKYTDCVLNCDIHTRMRTKKLLKKAGAKIVYGMDEILTTSVNGSGYNSDYGLLGSNKATEDSVKLFPRDCKELVVKIQKMLKDKTGKNIEVMVYGDGAFKDPVGKIWELADPVVSPGYTDGLEGTPNEIKLKYLADNDLADLKGEELQKAVTEAIKSKDSDLKGQMITQGTTPRRLTDLIGSLCDLTSGSGDKGTPIILIQGYFDNYIDE; this comes from the coding sequence ATGGGAAGATTAGTAGGAACTATATCAAGAGGACTTCGTGCACCAATTATTAAGCAAGGAGATGACATATCTGTATTTACAGTAGATGCTGTTTTAGCTGCTGCTGAATCAGAAAATATTGTATTAAGAGATAGAGATGTAGTGGCTATTACTGAATCAATAGTAGCTAGAGCTCAAGGAAACTATGCTACAATTGATGATATTGCAGCTGATGTAAAAGAGAAATATGGAGAAAATACAATAGGACTTATATTTCCAATTTTAAGTAGAAATAGATTTTCTGTTTGCTTAAAAGGAATTGCAAGAGGAGCTAAAAAAATAGTTTTAATGTTTAGCTATCCTTCTGACGAAGTTGGAAACCACTTTATAGATTATGATCTACTAGATGAAAAAGGAGTTAATCCTTGGACAGATATTTTAACTGAAGCTGAGTTTACAGAAAAATTTGGAAATCCAATTCATGTATTTACAGGAGTAAACTATATAGAGTATTATTCACAATTAATAAGAGAGCAAGGAGCAGAAGTTGAAGTTATTTTTGCTAATAACCCTACTGCTATCTTAAAATATACTGACTGTGTGTTAAACTGTGATATTCATACTCGTATGAGAACTAAAAAATTACTAAAAAAAGCTGGAGCTAAAATAGTTTATGGAATGGACGAAATCTTAACTACTTCTGTAAATGGGTCTGGATATAACTCTGACTATGGATTATTAGGTTCAAATAAAGCAACTGAGGATAGTGTAAAATTATTCCCTCGTGATTGTAAAGAGTTAGTTGTAAAAATCCAAAAAATGCTAAAAGATAAAACTGGAAAAAATATTGAAGTTATGGTTTATGGAGATGGAGCATTTAAAGACCCAGTTGGAAAAATTTGGGAACTTGCTGACCCAGTTGTTTCACCAGGATATACTGATGGATTAGAGGGAACTCCAAATGAAATAAAATTAAAATATCTAGCTGACAATGATTTAGCTGATTTAAAAGGAGAAGAATTACAAAAAGCTGTAACTGAAGCTATTAAGAGTAAAGATTCTGATTTGAAAGGACAGATGATAACTCAAGGAACTACTCCAAGAAGATTGACTGACTTAATAGGATCTCTTTGTGACTTAACTTCTGGAAGTGGAGATAAAGGAACACCTATTATCTTAATTCAAGGATATTTTGATAACTATATAGATGAATAA
- a CDS encoding thioredoxin family protein encodes MSIFDKLFGKKECGCSCGTEIKEEPKVQETSCSCGGNCEGTNEASKMEIRVLGPGCKNCHTLEKNTLEAVNELGLDVKLTHVTDFAEIATYGIMSTPGLWVDGKVVSYGKVLSKDEVKEILKKL; translated from the coding sequence ATGAGTATATTTGATAAGTTATTTGGGAAGAAAGAGTGTGGATGTTCTTGTGGAACAGAAATAAAAGAGGAGCCTAAAGTTCAAGAAACAAGTTGTTCTTGCGGAGGAAATTGTGAAGGAACAAATGAGGCAAGTAAAATGGAGATCAGAGTTTTAGGACCAGGATGTAAAAACTGTCATACTTTAGAAAAGAATACTTTAGAAGCAGTAAATGAATTAGGATTAGATGTAAAATTAACACATGTTACAGACTTTGCAGAGATAGCAACATATGGAATTATGTCTACTCCTGGATTATGGGTAGATGGAAAAGTAGTTTCTTATGGAAAAGTTCTATCAAAAGATGAAGTTAAAGAAATATTAAAAAAATTATAA
- a CDS encoding MATE family efflux transporter: MGVVESAAVGVAEKVCVFLMLVASAYMQSISAFVAQNNGAGLFERSKKALFYGIKTAFIAGIIMGSLSFFWGNHLSAFFSNEANVIIASHSYLKAYAIDCLLTAILFCFIGYFNGCSRTVFVMLQGVIGAFFIRIPAVYFISKFEKITLFHIGLGTPISTVVQILLCLIAYKIYTKK, encoded by the coding sequence ATGGGGGTTGTAGAGTCTGCAGCAGTTGGGGTTGCTGAAAAAGTTTGTGTCTTCCTTATGTTAGTTGCCTCTGCTTATATGCAATCTATTTCAGCTTTTGTTGCTCAAAATAATGGAGCTGGACTTTTTGAACGTTCTAAAAAAGCTCTTTTTTATGGAATTAAAACGGCCTTTATAGCAGGAATAATAATGGGTTCTCTCTCATTTTTCTGGGGAAATCATCTTTCAGCATTTTTCTCAAACGAAGCAAATGTTATTATAGCTTCTCATAGTTATTTAAAAGCTTATGCTATAGATTGTCTATTAACAGCTATACTTTTCTGTTTTATAGGTTATTTTAACGGATGTAGTCGGACTGTTTTTGTTATGTTACAAGGAGTAATTGGAGCTTTTTTTATTAGAATTCCAGCTGTATATTTTATTAGTAAATTTGAAAAAATAACTCTTTTTCATATTGGATTAGGAACTCCAATATCTACAGTTGTTCAAATTTTACTATGTCTTATTGCTTACAAAATCTATACTAAAAAATAG
- a CDS encoding queuosine precursor transporter, with translation MIFRNELLWFCMLVINFGLILFAYKKFGRIGLYAWIPISTILANIQVVLLVDLFGFGTTLGNILYAGGFLVTDILAENYGRKEAQRAVYLGFFSLIAMTLIMQIAVSFTPSNIEEGIITFNGVKRVFDFMPRIVIASLISYLISQTHDIWAYEFWKKKYSEPKHIWIRNNASTMVSQLIDNACFTLIAFYGVYPKEVLIEIFLTTYFMKFLVAVCDTPFVYIAHYLKKKNLIEQVI, from the coding sequence ATGATATTTAGAAATGAATTACTTTGGTTTTGTATGCTAGTTATTAACTTTGGATTAATACTTTTTGCTTATAAGAAATTTGGAAGAATAGGGCTTTATGCTTGGATACCAATTTCAACTATTTTAGCTAATATTCAAGTTGTTCTTCTAGTTGACTTATTTGGCTTTGGAACTACATTGGGAAATATTCTATATGCAGGGGGATTTTTAGTTACAGATATTTTAGCTGAAAACTATGGAAGAAAAGAAGCTCAAAGAGCTGTATATTTAGGATTTTTCTCTCTTATTGCAATGACTTTAATTATGCAGATAGCTGTTTCTTTTACACCTTCTAATATTGAAGAGGGAATTATAACATTCAATGGTGTTAAAAGAGTATTTGATTTTATGCCAAGAATAGTAATAGCTTCTCTTATCTCATACCTTATCTCTCAAACTCACGATATTTGGGCTTATGAGTTTTGGAAAAAGAAATATAGTGAACCAAAACATATTTGGATAAGAAATAATGCTAGTACTATGGTTAGTCAACTTATAGATAATGCCTGTTTTACTTTAATAGCTTTCTATGGAGTTTATCCAAAAGAGGTATTAATTGAAATTTTCCTAACTACATATTTTATGAAATTCTTAGTAGCTGTATGTGACACTCCATTTGTATATATAGCTCACTATTTAAAAAAGAAAAATCTAATAGAACAAGTTATATAA
- a CDS encoding permease: MSFISELWNFIQNQILGMKWLNLLVGDILVKFGMERDTHLFGGVQFFFYDVIKITILLCSLIFFISYIQSYFPPERSKKILGRFHGIWANIVGALLGTVTPFCSCSSIPLFIGFSSAGLPLGVTFSFLISSPMVDLGSLLLLMSIFGIKIAVWYVVLGLIIAVIGGTIIEKLKLEDEIEDFIRNAKDVGNIDLDIPELGVGDRIRYAKQQMIETFKKVFPYIIVGVGIGAAIHNWIPERWIIGILGSKNSFGVILATLIGIPIYADIFGTIPIAEALFAKGANLGSILAFMMAVTTLSLPSLVMLRKAIKPKLLKVFIGICTVGIIIVGYFFNAIQQFII; this comes from the coding sequence ATGAGTTTTATTAGTGAATTATGGAATTTTATACAAAATCAAATTCTAGGAATGAAATGGTTAAATCTATTAGTTGGAGATATATTAGTAAAATTTGGAATGGAAAGAGATACACATCTATTTGGTGGAGTTCAATTCTTTTTTTATGATGTAATTAAGATAACAATACTACTTTGTTCCTTAATATTTTTTATCAGTTATATTCAAAGTTATTTTCCCCCAGAAAGAAGTAAAAAGATTTTAGGAAGATTTCATGGAATATGGGCAAATATAGTAGGAGCACTATTAGGAACAGTAACTCCTTTTTGTAGTTGTTCATCTATTCCATTATTTATAGGTTTTTCTTCAGCAGGATTACCTTTAGGAGTAACTTTTTCCTTTCTTATATCTTCTCCTATGGTAGATTTAGGTTCTTTATTATTGTTAATGAGTATATTTGGAATAAAAATTGCTGTATGGTATGTAGTATTAGGACTTATAATTGCTGTAATTGGTGGTACAATAATAGAAAAATTAAAATTAGAAGATGAGATAGAGGATTTTATTCGTAATGCTAAAGATGTTGGAAATATAGATTTAGATATTCCAGAATTAGGTGTAGGAGATAGAATAAGATATGCAAAACAACAGATGATAGAAACTTTTAAGAAAGTTTTTCCATATATAATTGTTGGAGTTGGAATAGGAGCTGCTATTCATAACTGGATACCAGAGAGATGGATAATAGGAATATTAGGAAGTAAAAACTCTTTTGGTGTAATTTTGGCTACTTTAATAGGGATTCCTATTTATGCTGATATTTTTGGAACTATACCTATAGCTGAGGCATTATTTGCAAAGGGAGCAAATTTAGGAAGTATTTTGGCTTTTATGATGGCTGTTACAACTTTATCACTACCATCTTTAGTAATGTTACGTAAGGCTATAAAACCTAAATTATTAAAGGTATTTATAGGAATTTGTACTGTGGGAATAATTATAGTGGGATACTTTTTTAATGCTATTCAACAATTTATAATATAG
- a CDS encoding FAD-dependent oxidoreductase — translation MKIVVIGAVAAGTSVIAKARRNSEEVEIVCYTAGRDISYSGCGIPYYVGEDYISRKNLTPRDVKWFKDRFNVDIFTAHKVEKIISEEKKIVVKNEITGEDFIDSYDKLVITSGARARELEYKDENIFYVRNVEDGDRIKDFIDKNNPKSALVIGGGFIGLEMLENLTSRGIKTTLIEQGDRIGGKLDKDISRMLEKYLKKQGIEVILKDSVETIEKNRVKTISGKEIESELIIGAIGVIPNTEFLQGTEIELSREGAIKVNKYLETNIKDIYAAGDCALVYSSITGEEIYLPLGSTANKMGRILGDRLTGGNLEFKGVLGTSIFRVFNLVVGKTGLSQEEAEAKGYDIEIIHNIKPNQTEYLESSREMMIKAIADRKTGKLLGVQIVGENGVDKRLDVFATLLTFGATVDQLFHIDLAYAPPFSTTKDPVAYTGMILDNAINGRNKIIIPEELKANFSEYLIIDTRSESQYNSAHIEGAINIPLEKLREKLNELPRDKKIVVHCNKGTTGNAAQNILLNYGFDVYNLSGGFKNYNNQNNLFFFYFFNF, via the coding sequence ATGAAAATAGTGGTTATTGGAGCTGTTGCAGCAGGAACTTCTGTAATAGCAAAGGCTAGAAGAAATAGTGAAGAAGTGGAGATAGTTTGTTATACAGCAGGAAGAGATATAAGTTACTCTGGTTGTGGAATACCCTATTATGTAGGAGAGGATTATATATCGAGAAAGAATTTAACTCCTAGAGATGTAAAATGGTTTAAAGATAGATTTAATGTGGATATTTTTACAGCTCATAAAGTTGAAAAAATAATATCAGAAGAGAAAAAAATTGTTGTTAAAAATGAAATAACTGGAGAAGATTTTATAGATAGCTATGATAAATTAGTGATTACAAGTGGGGCTAGAGCGAGAGAGTTAGAGTATAAAGATGAGAATATTTTTTATGTTAGAAATGTTGAAGATGGAGATAGAATAAAAGATTTTATAGATAAAAATAATCCTAAAAGTGCTCTTGTTATAGGAGGAGGTTTTATAGGATTAGAGATGTTAGAAAATCTTACTTCTAGAGGAATAAAAACTACTCTTATAGAACAAGGGGATAGAATAGGTGGAAAATTAGATAAAGATATCAGTAGAATGTTAGAAAAATATCTAAAAAAACAAGGAATAGAAGTGATTCTAAAGGATTCTGTTGAAACTATTGAAAAAAATAGGGTAAAAACTATTAGTGGAAAAGAGATTGAGTCAGAGCTTATAATTGGAGCTATAGGAGTGATTCCAAATACAGAGTTTTTACAAGGAACAGAGATAGAACTTAGTAGAGAGGGAGCTATAAAAGTTAATAAGTATCTTGAAACTAATATAAAAGATATTTATGCAGCTGGAGATTGTGCTTTGGTATATTCAAGTATAACTGGAGAGGAAATATATCTACCTTTAGGGTCAACAGCTAATAAGATGGGAAGAATCTTAGGAGATAGATTGACAGGTGGAAATTTAGAGTTTAAAGGTGTTTTAGGAACTTCAATATTTAGAGTTTTTAATCTTGTAGTTGGAAAAACTGGATTATCTCAAGAGGAAGCAGAAGCTAAAGGATATGATATTGAAATTATCCATAATATAAAGCCAAATCAAACTGAATATTTAGAAAGCTCAAGAGAGATGATGATAAAAGCTATTGCAGATAGAAAAACAGGTAAATTACTAGGAGTACAGATAGTTGGAGAAAATGGAGTGGACAAGAGATTAGATGTATTTGCTACTCTTTTAACTTTTGGGGCAACTGTGGATCAATTATTTCATATAGATTTAGCTTATGCTCCACCTTTTTCTACTACTAAAGATCCTGTTGCTTATACAGGAATGATTTTAGATAATGCTATAAATGGAAGAAATAAAATAATAATTCCAGAAGAACTAAAGGCTAATTTTTCTGAATATTTAATAATTGATACTCGTTCAGAAAGTCAATATAATTCAGCTCATATAGAGGGAGCAATAAATATTCCTTTAGAAAAATTGAGAGAAAAATTAAATGAGTTACCTAGAGATAAAAAAATAGTTGTTCATTGTAATAAAGGGACAACTGGAAATGCTGCCCAAAACATACTATTGAACTATGGATTTGATGTATATAATCTCTCTGGAGGGTTTAAAAATTATAATAATCAAAATAACTTATTTTTCTTTTATTTTTTTAATTTTTAA
- a CDS encoding metalloregulator ArsR/SmtB family transcription factor — MNKFEEAAKIFKAFCDPNRLMILEILKNGEQCACKLLEQLNIGQPTLSHHMKILCDSGIVNSVKYGKWTHYSINKEKLEDVKSIIDSMI; from the coding sequence ATGAATAAATTTGAGGAAGCAGCTAAGATATTTAAAGCTTTTTGTGATCCTAATAGACTAATGATTTTAGAGATATTAAAAAATGGGGAACAATGTGCTTGTAAACTTTTAGAGCAGTTAAATATAGGTCAACCTACACTTTCTCATCATATGAAGATACTTTGTGATTCTGGAATTGTAAATAGTGTAAAATATGGTAAGTGGACTCACTATTCAATTAATAAAGAAAAATTAGAAGATGTAAAAAGTATTATTGATAGTATGATATAA